The following proteins come from a genomic window of Leptospira dzoumogneensis:
- a CDS encoding DUF5131 family protein: protein MAVKSNIEWTEATWNPVTGCTKVSAGCANCYAEVLTRRFEKEWGKFSEVKIHPNRLSIPKRKKTPTTFFVNSMSDLFHKKVPTEFILEIFQVMRECPQHIFQILTKRPERLVELNSELIWTPNIWMGVTVENRKAYPRIDQLRKTNAIVKFLSIEPLLESVFDINLEGIDWAIVGGESGRNPRPIQKEWIIEILRECRGKNIPFFFKQWGGTNKKQSGRLLNGRIYNEYPKISKRKKAI from the coding sequence ATGGCAGTAAAATCTAACATTGAATGGACAGAAGCTACTTGGAATCCTGTAACTGGGTGTACCAAAGTAAGTGCCGGATGTGCAAATTGCTATGCTGAAGTTCTTACACGCAGATTTGAAAAAGAATGGGGAAAATTTTCAGAAGTAAAAATTCATCCTAATCGGTTATCTATTCCTAAACGAAAAAAAACACCAACTACTTTCTTTGTAAATTCTATGAGTGATCTATTTCATAAAAAAGTTCCTACGGAATTTATTTTAGAAATATTTCAAGTGATGCGAGAATGTCCCCAACATATCTTTCAAATTCTTACTAAGCGTCCTGAACGCCTGGTTGAATTAAACTCAGAATTAATTTGGACACCGAATATTTGGATGGGAGTGACCGTAGAAAACAGAAAAGCCTATCCACGAATTGATCAATTACGAAAAACAAATGCAATAGTAAAGTTTCTTTCTATTGAACCTTTATTAGAAAGTGTTTTTGATATTAATTTAGAAGGGATTGATTGGGCTATAGTGGGGGGGGAATCAGGAAGAAATCCTCGACCTATTCAGAAAGAATGGATCATCGAAATTTTAAGAGAATGTAGGGGAAAGAACATTCCGTTTTTCTTTAAACAATGGGGAGGGACCAATAAAAAACAATCTGGTCGTCTTCTTAATGGCAGAATTTACAATGAGTATCCTAAAATATCTAAGCGCAAGAAAGCAATTTAA
- a CDS encoding three-Cys-motif partner protein TcmP, translating to MESKKELTDDIGKWSEIKLDIIQGYASLFQQILSKKFTTIYIDAFAGYGVHKSKESGVEIEGSPLRALKVNPQFMEYHFIDKDADKVDHLEALINPSDYDNVRFYTGDCNLVLKKQILPKITFESFKKAFCVLDPYGMTLDWDTVLACGKTRATDILINFPIMDMNRNALRANRETVTEFNEEKMNSFWGNDSWKKIAYPETQYELFGEDSPTKIKGTVDRILNEYLRRLKEEAGFQCTLKPLPMKNSKGAVVYYLIFAANHRKACDAMRYFFRKYGGDEYGSKI from the coding sequence GTGGAAAGTAAGAAAGAATTAACGGATGATATCGGGAAATGGTCAGAAATCAAACTAGATATTATCCAGGGTTACGCGTCTCTATTTCAGCAAATCTTAAGTAAAAAATTTACTACAATCTATATTGATGCGTTCGCCGGATATGGCGTTCATAAATCTAAGGAATCCGGTGTAGAAATAGAAGGCAGTCCTCTTCGTGCCTTAAAGGTAAACCCACAATTTATGGAATATCACTTCATCGACAAAGATGCTGATAAAGTCGATCATTTAGAAGCTCTCATAAATCCCTCTGACTATGATAATGTAAGATTTTATACGGGAGACTGTAATCTTGTCCTAAAGAAACAAATACTACCAAAAATTACTTTTGAAAGTTTTAAGAAAGCCTTCTGCGTTTTAGATCCATATGGAATGACATTAGACTGGGATACCGTTTTAGCGTGTGGAAAAACACGAGCAACAGACATTCTTATCAATTTCCCAATTATGGATATGAATAGAAATGCTCTTCGAGCAAATCGAGAAACAGTAACAGAATTTAATGAAGAGAAAATGAATTCATTTTGGGGCAATGATTCATGGAAGAAAATTGCATATCCAGAAACTCAGTATGAACTTTTCGGAGAGGATTCTCCAACTAAAATTAAGGGAACTGTTGATAGAATTCTTAATGAATATCTAAGACGCCTCAAGGAAGAAGCAGGTTTCCAATGCACTTTAAAGCCTCTGCCAATGAAAAATTCAAAAGGAGCAGTTGTCTATTATCTAATTTTTGCAGCCAATCATAGAAAAGCATGTGATGCTATGAGATATTTCTTCCGAAAATATGGAGGGGACGAATATGGCAGTAAAATCTAA
- a CDS encoding ImmA/IrrE family metallo-endopeptidase, translating into MRRRKSGIHPFKRSDIEYDRPNPIHASKQAISQYAERIASKLKFKPETDLEDLINSLGGELHYLDPEKLEATEDGSILVHGEGDFEIFLSNYTGILRDRFTIAHELGHYFLHSRQGEIAIQVERNGSDRLEWEANWFAAAFLMPADQVKSKFKKYQSLSVTATYFQVSIAAMQVRLETLGLL; encoded by the coding sequence ATGAGAAGACGAAAAAGTGGCATTCACCCTTTTAAAAGATCCGACATAGAATATGATAGACCAAATCCAATTCATGCAAGTAAGCAGGCGATTAGTCAATATGCCGAAAGAATCGCTTCGAAATTAAAATTTAAACCAGAAACAGATCTTGAAGATTTAATTAATTCATTAGGTGGTGAGCTTCATTATTTAGACCCAGAAAAATTAGAAGCTACCGAGGACGGCTCAATTCTTGTCCATGGTGAAGGGGACTTTGAAATTTTCTTATCTAATTATACTGGGATTCTTCGGGATAGATTTACAATAGCTCACGAGTTAGGACATTATTTTTTACATTCACGCCAAGGTGAAATCGCCATTCAGGTTGAAAGGAACGGGAGTGATAGACTCGAATGGGAGGCTAATTGGTTTGCTGCGGCATTCTTAATGCCTGCGGACCAAGTAAAATCTAAATTTAAAAAATATCAAAGCTTAAGTGTTACTGCTACTTATTTTCAAGTATCAATTGCTGCAATGCAAGTAAGATTAGAAACTTTAGGCTTACTATAA
- a CDS encoding LIC_13246 family protein, whose amino-acid sequence MSKIEDDKLWKQLDSVGIDHFRKIQLLLNTLYEDIRFHQNKELAYFKMRLVTEENIKIFIQKMGSEVERKKHYEYLIYCEVILFDFRTECENWIHVDGIQLERDNLRSRGIIDHPAFEINCVTDLYCKFSNPVEEDEVPNINDLK is encoded by the coding sequence TTGAGTAAAATAGAAGACGATAAGCTTTGGAAACAACTAGATTCCGTGGGAATCGATCATTTTAGAAAGATACAGCTTTTGCTAAATACCTTATATGAAGACATAAGGTTCCATCAAAATAAGGAATTAGCTTACTTTAAAATGAGATTAGTTACGGAGGAGAATATTAAAATATTCATTCAGAAAATGGGTAGTGAGGTTGAGCGCAAGAAGCATTATGAATACTTGATCTATTGTGAAGTAATCTTATTTGATTTCCGAACGGAATGTGAGAATTGGATCCACGTTGATGGAATTCAATTAGAGCGAGACAATTTAAGGAGCAGGGGAATTATAGATCATCCGGCTTTCGAGATTAACTGTGTGACTGACCTTTATTGTAAGTTTTCTAATCCAGTAGAAGAGGATGAAGTTCCGAATATAAATGACTTAAAATAA
- a CDS encoding site-specific integrase codes for MAMTAKIIQLDSARKRSGKPPRITDQEGSAFGKGLSDQTMRELKKRFSKPITETEYRNRAIFSVMSQTGMRAKEVVSLKFSNILRSPEDEILIKYRKKGGKVAYSLLTEEILTHVREYHLRFGIKSDWFFHSRPRKNQHIRKPLSKRGLQFTIESWGVFTLSGRRIHAHSLRHTIGQKVMEKAGSIAVQKILNHSSPVISSKFYLKPFLSSATEYLNWD; via the coding sequence ATGGCAATGACTGCAAAAATTATCCAGTTAGATTCTGCTCGAAAGAGATCCGGAAAGCCTCCGAGAATTACTGATCAGGAAGGGTCAGCATTTGGAAAAGGTTTAAGTGATCAAACTATGAGAGAACTTAAGAAAAGGTTCTCCAAACCCATCACAGAAACAGAATATCGTAATAGAGCAATTTTCTCTGTAATGTCCCAAACAGGAATGAGAGCGAAAGAAGTAGTTTCTTTAAAGTTTTCAAATATTTTAAGATCACCAGAGGATGAAATACTTATTAAGTATAGAAAAAAGGGCGGTAAGGTAGCGTATTCTCTTCTTACCGAAGAAATTCTTACTCATGTGAGAGAGTATCACTTAAGGTTTGGAATCAAATCCGACTGGTTCTTTCATTCTAGACCAAGAAAAAACCAACATATTAGGAAACCATTATCTAAGAGAGGTTTGCAGTTTACCATAGAGTCCTGGGGTGTTTTCACTCTTAGCGGTCGTCGCATTCATGCACACTCACTGAGACATACCATTGGGCAGAAGGTAATGGAGAAAGCTGGCAGTATAGCTGTTCAAAAGATATTAAATCATTCATCTCCAGTAATATCATCTAAATTTTACCTTAAGCCCTTTCTTTCTTCAGCCACTGAATATTTGAACTGGGACTAA
- a CDS encoding AAA family ATPase, with the protein MKITKFKASKVYDYLEFDINFDANLTFLTGVNGSGKSTIIKLIQALLTPSLSDLLSIPFSDVSLSYTDGGQEVLVKALKENENLELIVSNNERKMKIQMKSTDEYKFISARSMGEEEIFEYFNRKYADHDVFKFLTNVNPPMILGLDRTHKDILNEPEEYYVERNYLKKTPVNYRFRKIFKGSLAAGLFETQDLIQDAYRRLRREEDKYWEELRESILVSSFNYAKFNVDEDFKGQVPLWTEKNDLKRRKGEIQAALTNIGVSSERTETVLEEFFSQLNNLFDNLRVGKDQPGFNIEWIINKAQIERLSGLIKVIDDHKAKIDVLYKPITRFLETINSFYLDTKKKLEIDTVGHLIIIRADGSFAEIEALSSGERQLLIIFAHLSLNEYAKKSNVFIIDEPELSLHLRWQERFVDTAINVNSSNQLILATHSPEIIAGFEQKAIDVGKNA; encoded by the coding sequence TTGAAGATAACAAAGTTTAAAGCAAGCAAAGTATATGATTATTTAGAGTTCGATATTAACTTCGATGCAAATTTAACATTTCTCACAGGAGTAAATGGTAGCGGAAAGTCTACTATTATTAAATTAATACAGGCTCTTTTAACTCCTTCTTTATCTGATCTTTTATCCATTCCATTCTCAGATGTATCTTTGAGTTATACTGATGGTGGTCAGGAAGTATTAGTAAAAGCTCTTAAAGAGAACGAAAATTTAGAGTTAATTGTATCTAACAATGAAAGGAAAATGAAGATCCAAATGAAGAGCACGGATGAATATAAATTCATTTCGGCAAGGTCTATGGGGGAGGAAGAAATTTTTGAGTATTTCAATAGAAAATATGCGGATCATGATGTTTTCAAATTTCTGACAAATGTTAATCCTCCAATGATATTAGGATTAGATAGAACACATAAAGATATTCTAAATGAACCTGAAGAATATTACGTTGAAAGAAACTATCTTAAGAAGACTCCCGTAAATTATAGATTTCGAAAAATTTTCAAAGGTTCGTTGGCGGCAGGATTATTTGAAACGCAAGATTTGATTCAGGATGCTTATCGACGGCTTCGAAGGGAAGAGGACAAATATTGGGAAGAATTACGGGAAAGTATTCTTGTTTCTTCATTTAATTATGCAAAATTCAATGTAGATGAAGACTTTAAGGGACAAGTCCCTTTGTGGACTGAAAAGAATGATTTAAAAAGGAGAAAAGGTGAAATTCAAGCTGCGTTAACTAATATTGGTGTATCTAGTGAAAGAACAGAAACGGTTTTAGAGGAATTTTTTTCGCAATTAAATAATTTATTTGATAACTTACGAGTGGGTAAAGATCAACCAGGTTTCAATATCGAGTGGATTATTAATAAAGCACAGATTGAAAGACTTTCAGGACTTATTAAAGTAATAGATGATCATAAAGCAAAAATTGATGTATTATATAAACCGATTACAAGATTTCTAGAAACTATTAATTCATTTTACTTAGATACGAAAAAAAAATTAGAAATAGATACTGTAGGACATTTGATAATTATTCGTGCAGATGGTTCTTTTGCAGAAATAGAAGCACTTTCTTCTGGAGAAAGACAGTTACTTATAATATTTGCTCACCTTTCTCTTAACGAATATGCAAAGAAGAGCAACGTTTTTATAATAGATGAACCTGAACTTTCATTACATTTAAGATGGCAAGAGCGATTTGTAGACACAGCAATTAATGTGAATTCATCTAATCAACTAATACTTGCAACACATTCCCCAGAGATCATTGCCGGTTTTGAGCAAAAAGCAATAGATGTAGGCAAAAATGCTTGA
- a CDS encoding DUF4435 domain-containing protein has protein sequence MLERSIKGKKAKAVFYTSFNDIDVFIEDTGPGSKKLYEILLSKIFKTAFRVNTVFPLGGKKSVIDECKADVDFSRKKIFIVDGDLELLLGNNPTGVFRLFILKKYCIENYFIDENAILEVLDEEDIEQSKEQLKKLFDYENWKINNETILFDLFVHFAISHKYSIGIATVSNPISHLVSSSDGIIDLAKFEKRKIELISEMLRVIATTDIESSCKEIFERVVKSNVNPIDCISGKDYLLRLILMRMRQIVKFRADNSVIKQRLAMKVVHQDFYEILDYLNSY, from the coding sequence ATGCTTGAAAGAAGTATTAAGGGAAAGAAGGCTAAAGCTGTTTTCTATACTTCTTTCAATGATATTGATGTTTTTATCGAGGATACAGGACCAGGAAGTAAGAAACTCTATGAGATATTACTGTCTAAAATATTTAAAACTGCGTTCCGTGTTAATACAGTATTTCCACTTGGAGGTAAAAAATCTGTTATTGATGAATGCAAAGCTGACGTTGATTTCAGTAGGAAAAAAATATTCATTGTTGATGGAGATTTAGAACTTTTGTTGGGAAATAATCCAACAGGAGTTTTTCGGCTTTTTATTCTTAAGAAGTATTGCATTGAAAACTATTTTATAGATGAAAATGCAATTCTTGAAGTTCTCGATGAAGAAGACATAGAGCAATCAAAAGAACAATTAAAGAAACTATTTGATTATGAAAATTGGAAAATAAATAATGAAACAATATTATTTGATCTTTTTGTTCATTTTGCAATTTCGCATAAATATTCAATAGGAATAGCTACCGTTAGTAATCCTATTAGTCACTTAGTATCATCAAGCGATGGTATAATTGACTTAGCAAAATTCGAAAAAAGAAAAATCGAATTAATTTCAGAAATGTTACGGGTTATTGCTACTACCGACATTGAAAGTTCATGTAAGGAAATTTTTGAACGAGTAGTTAAGTCTAATGTTAATCCAATTGATTGTATATCTGGAAAAGATTATCTCTTAAGGCTGATTTTGATGAGAATGAGGCAGATAGTTAAGTTTCGAGCAGATAATTCAGTAATAAAGCAACGTTTGGCAATGAAAGTTGTTCATCAGGATTTTTATGAAATCCTTGATTATCTAAATTCATATTAA